A window of Echeneis naucrates chromosome 13, fEcheNa1.1, whole genome shotgun sequence contains these coding sequences:
- the gpr4 gene encoding G-protein coupled receptor 4 — MCNISFCDVDSKVDQFFQPTLYIIVIVLGLPTNCMALWAAYMQVRQRNELGIYLINLSVADLLYIATLPLWIDYFLQHDDWIHGQGSCKLFGFIFYTNIYVSIAFLCCISLDRYLAVAYPLRFAKVRRIKTAVLVSAMVWIIEIVANSAPLFHDELFQDRFNHTFCFEKYPMQDWVAGMNLYRTFLGFLAPWTAMLVGYRGILAAVRCNVSTERQEKAKIQRLALSLILIVLLCFGPYHILLLVRSVMFLRKPCDCSSEESLFAAYHVSLALTSLNCVADPILYCFVNEGARHDVGRALSALLSVACSKSSSSLPSHADILNAGSVTMETPLSTKKQPCVYAEGGKTSSYKTELVALKEECLQMTILSVRK, encoded by the exons ATGTGCAACATCTCGTTCTGTGATGTGGACAGTAAGGTGGACCAGTTCTTCCAGCCGACTCTGTACATCATAGTCATCGTTCTGGGGCTGCCCACTAACTGCATGGCCCTCTGGGCTGCCTACATGCAG GTGCGCCAACGCAATGAGCTAGGCATCTACCTGATCAACCTGTCGGTGGCTGACCTCCTCTACATTGCCACTCTTCCTCTGTGGATCGACTACTTCCTCCAGCACGATGACTGGATCCACGGTCAGGGGAGCTGCAAGCTGTTTGGGTTCATCTTCTACACTAATATCTACGTCAGCATCGCCTTCCTCTGCTGTATATCGCTTGACAGGTACCTGGCCGTGGCATATCCTCTGCGCTTTGCCAAGGTCCGACGGATCAAAACAG CTGTTTTGGTTAGTGCCATGGTGTGGATTATTGAGATCGTAGCCaactctgctcctctcttccACGACGAGCTCTTCCAGGATCGGTTCAACCACACTTTCTGCTTTGAGAAGTATCCCATGCAGGACTGGGTGGCAGGGATGAACCTGTATAGGACATTTCTGGGCTTCCTCGCTCCCTGGACAGCTATGCTGGTTGGCTACCGTGGGATCCTGGCAGCGGTTCGCTGCAATGTCTCAACAGAACGtcaagagaaggccaaaattCAGCGGTTGGCTTTGAGTTTGATCCTGATTGTTTTGCTCTGCTTTGGACCGTAtcacatcctcctcctggtaCGGAGTGTCATGTTTCTCAGGAAGCCATGTGACTGTAGCTCCGAGGAGAGCTTGTTTGCAGCCTATCACGTATCGCTTGCTCTGACCAGCCTCAACTGTGTTGCTGACCCCATTCTGTACTGTTTCGTCAATGAGGGGGCTCGCCACGATGTTGGTCGAGCCCTCTCAGCATTACTGTCTGTGGCCTGCAGCAAGAGCTCCTCTTCCTTACCATCACACGCTGACATACTGAATGCTGGCTCAGTGACCATGGAAACACCACTATCCACAAAGAAGCAGCCTTGTGTTTATGCTGAGGGAGGCAAGACAAGCAGTTACAAGACAGAGCTGGTGGCTCTGAAGGAAGAGTGTCTGCAGATGACCATACTCAGTGTTAGGAAGTAA